One Brassica napus cultivar Da-Ae chromosome C4, Da-Ae, whole genome shotgun sequence genomic region harbors:
- the LOC106404030 gene encoding uncharacterized protein LOC106404030: MGPVKNQGNHEVCWALVLAELVSVVRYVRGHDRVKVDYSIQDIVDFTNKEERRLRKDTGHYCYPWYIHSGLEYVKRCGVQREEDRPFQVNSCTKNVAPRDPLSKLTYISKVIHLRTIEDTLTVLHEHPVAAEIPIFVPEYTNIGNVYIFSRKLSLQKIYRGPTTSSSVFTSMHAVNIIGAATEENGEKNVYVRSSHGETLGVNGNLKVSIEIMMMCLTPDIGNEFGKYPRSLIDMVVYPETCPESGIIDVDPPEHCIISIF; the protein is encoded by the exons ATGGGACCTGTGAAAAACCAAGGAAATCATG AGGTATGTTGGGCACTTGTCTTAGCCGAACTTGTGAGCGTGGTAAGATACGTTAGAGGACATGACAGGGTGAAGGTGGACTATTCTATACAAGATATAGTTGACTTCACCAACAAGGAAGAACGTCGGCTAAGGAAGGATACCGGGCACTATTGCTATCCATGGTACATACATTCAGGCTTGGAGTACGTGAAGAGATGTGGGGTTCAACGAGAGGAAGATCGACCATTTCAAGTCAACTCTTGTACCAAAAATGTAGCTCCACGTGATCCCTTATCAAAACTTACTTACATAAGTAAGGTGATACACTTGAGAACCATCGAAGATACTCTCACGGTTCTACATGAACATCCCGTTGCAGCGGAGATACCCATTTTCGTACCTGAGTACACAAACATAGGGAAT GTATATATATTCTCACGTAAATTATCTTTGCAGAAAATATATCGTGGTCCTACTACTTCGTCGTCAGTGTTTACGAGTATGCATGCGGTAAATATTATAGGTGCGGCGACTGAAGAAAATGGCGAGAAAAATGTTTATGTTAGATCAAGTCACGGTGAAACACTTGGTGTCAATGGAAATTTGAAAGTTTCCATCGAAATAATGATGATGTGCCTCACTCCTGATATAGGGAACGAGTTTGGGAAATATCCACGGTCCTTAATCGATATGGTTGTCTATCCCGAAACATGCCCTGAGTCTGGGATCATCGACGTGGATCCCCCGGAGCACTGCATCATTAGTAttttttaa